The Pyrus communis chromosome 12, drPyrComm1.1, whole genome shotgun sequence genomic sequence GACTACTGAGTTTGGCACTATTTAATGCTAGTTCATTGGACTGCACATGTGTATTGTGTGTTTGTGCACATAGACATCTATAAGTGTTTCAGATttgagacaaaacaattttttggaATTGACATTTCTTGTGCCATAGGGAGATAGGACAGCAGATGACACGTTGGATGTGCAACCTCTGATTGGAGATGTCGCTGCTTCAGAAGTTAAGAATCAGATTCAATATTCTACTGGTGGGATCTCTGTAGAACCTCATTCTAAATTGAAAACAGAAGAACATAATGAGAATTGTAGTAGCTCATTGAAAGTTCAGCATTCTCCTCATGCTGATGCAAAAGATCTCAGCGTATCTTCTGATCACATGTCTGAAAGTCTGAGAATCAATGAGGTACTAGTAAACAGCCCACTATCTAGTGACCATAAGGTGCTTGGTGCTGACAGAAATTCAGAAGCGGCTAGTGATTCTCGTAAAGACAAGGGCGATGAGTTATCTGGTGATCCTTGTCAACTTAAACAGGAATTGGAAGGTTCTGAGGGTTCCATGGCTCTGCAACAAAGTCCGGCAGATCCCAAACACAGTTTGGGGTCTCCTGAAGAGCTTTCAAAACCAGATGGAATTATGTTAAACTCTCCAGCCATACCCAGTCAGTGTAAAACAATAGCATGTGCTGGAAAATCTTCTGCCATTTCATCCACCGTTGCAGTGTCCATATCATCCACTTCTGATAACTTAAAATCTGGTGATGCTCAGAATCCTCATCCAATTTCGAAGCAACGAGTAATATCTGAAAGTAATGTTAGCATTAAGAAGGATCGTGCTTCATGTGACAACTTGGACGAAGACAGGGACAATATGTCAAGGAAAACAGTAAAAGAGCATATCAGATCCTCTACAAATTCTACTCTGAAAACCTCACACTTGAGCAGGAATCATGATTCCAAGGGGGCCACATCAGAATCAAAAGATTCAGTGCATCACTCATCTTCCAAGACATCTCCAGCAGGGAATACTGCTGTTCCTTCAGGATCTAGTGAGCCTGCTGGATCACTGCCCAGCCAGAAGGCTTTACATGTACAAAATAAGAGTTCAGCTTCTAGTGCATTGCAAAGAGGTGAAAAGTTCAACCATACAACTTCATCTAAGACTAATCAGAATCACACACCATCTGCTTTTCCCCCTGCACCACCAAGTGTGCAGGCACAATTAAGTGACCAGGAGGTGAGAAAAGAAGTTTCATttctttatcttattatcttttaTTGCTGGTAAGTTATTGGGATGACATCTTAAATATTTTATTGGGAATTTGGCAGATAGCTATGCTTTTGCATCAAGAGCTCAACAGTTCTCCGAGAGTACCTCGTGTACCACGTGTTCGCAATGCGTCTAGCTTACCTCAATTGACTTCTCCAAGTGCAACAAGCACGTTAATGAAGCGTACATCTAATTCTGGAGGAAAGGATCACAGTTCGGTAAGATGTCAAACTTATTTCATCTTTTGAGAAAAATATGATGTTGATTTTATCATCTTTTGATGAAGAGGATGTCTTGCACTCGTGTATATCTGAGTCATGTTTGTGCCAACTAATCCCATTAATACAATCTCTAGGTCTTTAGAAGAAAAATCAGGGATGCACCTAAAGATGGGTCCCGAAGTTCACGTGAACATGATGAAGAAGCTAAAAGGACGGGCAGAATATCATCTTCTCCAGATCGAAGACGACAAGATGCATCAGATGTTGCTAGTAAGAGGGAGGACAATGGATCTTCGGCAGCGGTACTCTCTGGCAGGAAGAATATTCATTCTTCCTCCACTCATACTGCAAACAGTGGACCATCTTCGTCCAATGAGGCTAATGATCGCAATGTGTCATCTGTACGCAGTTCGCCTAGGAATGTCTCTGATGATGATACAGGCTCAGTTGGTCCGATTCATCGTACATTACCAGGTAGCTGTAATTCTGTAAGGTTTCCCATTTCTTCTTAGATTTTGTTCATTATTTGCTCATTGTGTTTTCCTTGTACAGCCTTGATAAATGAGATTATGAGTAAAGGCAGACGCATGACATATGAGGAGCTTTGTAATGCTGTGATGCCGGTATGGTTGCTTTCAAAAGAATACTTGaaatttttcttgttgtttaaTTGTAGTACGCCATAGTGCGTGAAGAACAATGAATGTATCTGAattttttctctcctttcttgtttctttttgcAGCACTGGCATAACCTGAGAAAGCATAATGGAGAGCGTTATGCATACACAAGTCCTTCACAGGCTGTTCTTGATTGCCTTCGAAATCGACATGAATGGGCTCGGTTAGTTGATCGTGGTCCTAAGGTATCCTCATCAATATACGCACATTTGTGTTTAATCAATGCACATATGCTTTATTGTATCCTTTACTAATTTCATTGCAAAAGTCTGTTGCATGATCCAAATTATTAAAACTGCTGAACCAAAAACATGAACTGTCAATATTCAACCATGGTCGTTTATGTGCTTTACatgtttctcttttttattttggggtGGGGGCGGGGTGTGGGTAATTAATCAATCACCTGATAATTGGAATAAACTGGTGTAGCAAGAGAACTTCCCATGTGAACTTGGTGAGACATGGATGTGGGACAAATTAAGCTCATAATAAGGAGCTGACATTGTGTAGTTCGGGTAGAATAAAATGTTCAGATTGTGGCTCAGTGTTCTCTCATTCCTATTTTGCTGAAAACAGCAGTAATTAGGACTATACATTTTCTcatgttttttttatctctGTAGCAGACAAATTCTAGTAGGAAAAGGCGAAAAGCAGATGCTGAAGATTCAGATGATAATGAATATGGCAAGGGAAAAAATCCAAAGGAGTTGGATGGTAAAAGCATTGAGACACAGAGAGAGGACTACCCCAAGGGCAAGAGAAAAGCTCGAAAACGTAGGAGATTGGCTCTTCAGGGAAAAGGAATAAAGGATGTCAGGGAGAAGCGGAAGGCAGATATGCTTACTGACGATGATGTTGGACAGTCATTTTCTAATTCCACCGAGGGAAGCATGTCCACTGAGGATGATATTCAGGGAGGCGGAGCATGCCCGGTAAGAGGAAGTGAGGCCTCTACTAGTTCGGATGATGAGACCGGGGCAACGTGATTGTTCGTTGTTTGCACTGTTTGGTCTGATATCAAGGCTCTCAATGTGGCCATGAAGCCTTTCAGTCCACCATCCCTTCTTTCCCGTGACGCTGTTGCAGCTGCCCTACGGCTTTGACGGCTTTTCGTGATGAAGTCCCAGTTGGGATTTCATGCTGGATCCGAAAAATGTAATACCAGTGTACATATGAGTTGTTTAATTTTTGTGACAGTGGATTAGAACTCCTCGTTTATTGAGGCGTAGATTCGATTTGATTCTGTAAAAACTTAGGCAGGCTGCACCTCCTCCATAAATTAAACCTAACCTTTTGTAAATTCATCATCTTGGTTTGTTCGGCTCAGGGAAAGGTCAGGATCCATTTCAATATATGGTCTTCACCTTCAAATTTGTGATTGTATGCAGAGGATTAAAAATGAGAATATACCCTTTGCCTTGCGTGGACTGGTTTAACTTTTCCAACAAGAAATATGAGAGTTAAAAGTGAATACTGCATTTTTTATTCATTGTATGCGGTATTCATCCGTATCTAGTATACATTAGCGTATAATGTATAATAGAATTTTTGAAAAGTGAATTTTTAGTCGCTCATTCAACGCTTCATTCTTTCGtttgcatgcaaaatatgaagTTTCGTCATCAAATCAGTTGGTCTGTCAAAATACCggtatattttaaaattttggtatgTAACATGGCCGTAACACGATACGTATGCAAGTGGACCGTCGCGTTGCGTCCACCAAACACCAAGAAGTCTTGAGGAATTCAATCTCTCCCGTGGAAGTTGGGCCTTTTAAGTTTACCCGTTCaatccccctctctctctctctctctctctctctctctctctctctctagatataAAAAGGCGATTCAGACGAAGGGGACAAATCATTGAAAGACGGTAAGAGATTTCTGGGGCatttctctctccccctcccacAGATCATTACCCATTGCCTTTACCCCCACCAACTACCTTCAACTGCAATCCCTCCACGCTTCCTCCCCCGTCCCGCGGCTGCTGCCGCTTTTCACATTCTCTCTCCGCCGCGATCTGGTTCGTCCGATTTCTCAATTTCGCTTGATATTTATGTGTTTAACTTGTTGCTTGTCGATTTTGTTTAATTGTGGTCTGGATTGAATTGGGTCGGATTCGAATTTGGgatctttgtttctttcttatttgatttgttGATTGGTTAGGTTGTGTGAATCATCAGCCATGACAATTCCGGATTCGGATTTCATGATGGAAAACGGAGTTAGTTGCTTACCCAACACGCCGGAGGAGGAGAAGCGGATCGTCGATGAATTGGCTCGAAAATCGGATGCCAACGTCAAAGAAGGCAACTTGTTCTATGTTGTTTCCAATAGGTGTGTGCTCCTCTTTCTTTGAATTTAATGCTAAAGGTTTTATCTTTGGATTGGCAGCCATCTATTTGCATGTTCGTGTTGCTTTTGTTTTGAATC encodes the following:
- the LOC137710661 gene encoding probable GPI-anchored adhesin-like protein PGA55 isoform X2, whose amino-acid sequence is MKGRSHRLQSSDPPDDWVNGSWTVDCLCGVNFDDGEEMVNCDECSVWVHTRCSRYVKGDDNFVCDKCKSKNNRNDSEETEVAQLLVELPTKTVRMESSYAHPPNVPTRRPFRLWTDIPMEERVHVQGIPGGDPALFGGLSSVFTPELWKSTGYVPKKFNFQYREFPCWDEKKEDDAKFDEENENPVDRGAGVLFSLLKESMLANPVASLVGTRGRTEDGGYNKNASLKERKRWDNEAVDLRCAQSGVKKERSLLRPVVLHSGKRKKDDLGTSKDRSGKKKARAAEKEADAKKRGAQSSKSVFTPTSDAKQLEFSEDRGPKISKGDIQSKNSKKFSDSMVSEPASDGCLPVDSTVEKHLSETLISDTRKQKISIGDGLKEDKVGHQVPVVPENLTLTKTIDAVASLLEHNDGAADFEKKEGDRTADDTLDVQPLIGDVAASEVKNQIQYSTGGISVEPHSKLKTEEHNENCSSSLKVQHSPHADAKDLSVSSDHMSESLRINEVLVNSPLSSDHKVLGADRNSEAASDSRKDKGDELSGDPCQLKQELEGSEGSMALQQSPADPKHSLGSPEELSKPDGIMLNSPAIPSQCKTIACAGKSSAISSTVAVSISSTSDNLKSGDAQNPHPISKQRVISESNVSIKKDRASCDNLDEDRDNMSRKTVKEHIRSSTNSTLKTSHLSRNHDSKGATSESKDSVHHSSSKTSPAGNTAVPSGSSEPAGSLPSQKALHVQNKSSASSALQRGEKFNHTTSSKTNQNHTPSAFPPAPPSVQAQLSDQEIAMLLHQELNSSPRVPRVPRVRNASSLPQLTSPSATSTLMKRTSNSGGKDHSSVFRRKIRDAPKDGSRSSREHDEEAKRTGRISSSPDRRRQDASDVASKREDNGSSAAVLSGRKNIHSSSTHTANSGPSSSNEANDRNVSSVRSSPRNVSDDDTGSVGPIHRTLPALINEIMSKGRRMTYEELCNAVMPHWHNLRKHNGERYAYTSPSQAVLDCLRNRHEWARLVDRGPKTNSSRKRRKADAEDSDDNEYGKGKNPKELDGKSIETQREDYPKGKRKARKRRRLALQGKGIKDVREKRKADMLTDDDVGQSFSNSTEGSMSTEDDIQGGGACPVRGSEASTSSDDETGAT
- the LOC137710661 gene encoding probable GPI-anchored adhesin-like protein PGA55 isoform X1, whose protein sequence is MKGRSHRLQSSDPPDDWVNGSWTVDCLCGVNFDDGEEMVNCDECSVWVHTRCSRYVKGDDNFVCDKCKSKNNRNDSEETEVAQLLVELPTKTVRMESSYAHPPNVPTRRPFRLWTDIPMEERVHVQGIPGGDPALFGGLSSVFTPELWKSTGYVPKKFNFQYREFPCWDEKKEDDAKFDEENENPVDRGAGVLFSLLKESMLANPVASLVGTRGRTEDGGYNKNASLKERKRWDNEAVDLRCAQSGVKKERSLLRPVVLHSGKRKKDDLGTSKDRSGKKKARAAEKEADAKKRGAQSSKSVFTPTSDAKQLEFSEDRGPKISKGDIQSKNSKKFSDSMVSEPASDGCLPVDSTVEKHLSETLISDTRKQKISIGDGLKEDKVGHQVPVVPENLTLTKTIDAVASLLEHNDGAADFEKKEGDRTADDTLDVQPLIGDVAASEVKNQIQYSTGGISVEPHSKLKTEEHNENCSSSLKVQHSPHADAKDLSVSSDHMSESLRINEVLVNSPLSSDHKVLGADRNSEAASDSRKDKGDELSGDPCQLKQELEGSEGSMALQQSPADPKHSLGSPEELSKPDGIMLNSPAIPSQCKTIACAGKSSAISSTVAVSISSTSDNLKSGDAQNPHPISKQRVISESNVSIKKDRASCDNLDEDRDNMSRKTVKEHIRSSTNSTLKTSHLSRNHDSKGATSESKDSVHHSSSKTSPAGNTAVPSGSSEPAGSLPSQKALHVQNKSSASSALQRGEKFNHTTSSKTNQNHTPSAFPPAPPSVQAQLSDQEIAMLLHQELNSSPRVPRVPRVRNASSLPQLTSPSATSTLMKRTSNSGGKDHSSVFRRKIRDAPKDGSRSSREHDEEAKRTGRISSSPDRRRQDASDVASKREDNGSSAAVLSGRKNIHSSSTHTANSGPSSSNEANDRNVSSVRSSPRNVSDDDTGSVGPIHRTLPALINEIMSKGRRMTYEELCNAVMPHWHNLRKHNGERYAYTSPSQAVLDCLRNRHEWARLVDRGPKQTNSSRKRRKADAEDSDDNEYGKGKNPKELDGKSIETQREDYPKGKRKARKRRRLALQGKGIKDVREKRKADMLTDDDVGQSFSNSTEGSMSTEDDIQGGGACPVRGSEASTSSDDETGAT